A region from the Tachyglossus aculeatus isolate mTacAcu1 chromosome X2, mTacAcu1.pri, whole genome shotgun sequence genome encodes:
- the PARP3 gene encoding protein mono-ADP-ribosyltransferase PARP3, with the protein MAPKRKAATQHPEAPTVKKEQPEEQDSFRSTVEALKAAPKEKRKARVDPLCPLSKTANAQVYEDYDCTLNQTHIDNNNNKFYLIQLIKESGSYSCWNRWGRVGETGQSKLSSFPSLDDARRNFEKKFQEKTKNKWAERDHFVAHAGKYTLIEVHAEEEGPQEVTVKIDSTDGSPSTRQCFRPCTLDQATQELISLIFSNDMFNDAMKSMNLDVKKMPLGKLSKLQIARGFEALEALEAALQESPASSRLKELSSQFYTIIPHNFGRNRPPTLDSLELLQAKKDMLLVLADIELAQALKASQKEEKEKVEEVPHPLDRNYQLLKCQLHLLEPGNPKYQLIETYVKKTGPTYRKLQILHVWEVDREGEGELFQAHEKLGNRRLLWHGTNVAVVAAILKSGLRIMPHSGGRVGRGIYFASENSKSAAYVCCTAQKIGIMFLNEVALGREHHIVHDDPSLRQPPPGYNSVVARGQTEPDPTQDKELLLDGHQVLVPQGPPVPIVNYSNSYFSQSEYLIYQESQCRIRYLLQLHF; encoded by the exons ATGGCTCCCAAACGCAAGGCAGCCACCCAGCACCCAGAGGCCCCCACAGtgaagaaggagcagccagaggagCAGGACAGTTTCCGCTCAACTGTGGAGGCCCTCAAAGCTGCCCCCAAAGAAAAGCGAAAAGCACGTGTggaccctctctgccccctcagcAAAACGGCCAATGCCCAG GTGTATGAAGACTACGACTGCACCCTGAACCAAACCCAcattgacaacaacaacaacaagttcTACCTTATCCAGCTTATCAAGGAGAGCGGGAGCTACAGCTGCTGGAACCGCTGGGGCCGAGTA ggagagacaggacagtCCAAGCTgagctcctttccctccctcgatGATGCCCGACGCAATTTTGAGAAGAAGTTCCAGGAGAAGACTAAGAACAAATGGGCAGAACGAGACCACTTTGTGGCCCATGCTGGCAAGTACACGCTGATTGAGGTGCATGCTGAAGAGGAAGGACCCCAGGAGGTTACAGTGAAG ATTGACAGCACAGATGGGTCCCCATCCACTCGGCAGTGTTTTCGGCCCTGTACCCTCGACCAAGCCACCCAAGagctcatctccctcatcttcaGCAACGATATGTTCAACGACGCCATGAAATCCATGAACCTGG ATGTGAAGAAGATGCCACTGGGGAAGCTGAGCAAGCTGCAGATTGCAAGGGGCTTTGAGGCCTTAGAGGCTCTGGAAGCGGCACTGCAGGAAAGCCCGGCTTCTAGCCGGTTGAAGGAGCTCTCATCCCAATTCTACACCATCATCCCCCACAACTTTGGTCGCAACCGGCCCCCCACTCTCGACTCCCTGGAGCTCCTCCAGGCCAAGAAGGACATGCTACTG GTTCTGGCTGATATTGAGCTGGCGCAAGCTCTGAAGGCTAgccagaaggaagagaaggagaaggtggaagaGGTGCCCCATCCCTTGGACCGTAACTACCAGCTCCTCAAGTGCCAGCTGCATCTGCTAGAGCCGGGTAACCCCAAGTACCAG CTGATTGAGACCTATGTGAAGAAGACAGGCCCCACTTACCGCAAACTCCAGATTCTCCATGTGTGGGAGGTGGATCGGGAGGGTGAG GGGGAGCTGTTTCAGGCCCACGAGAAACTGGGGAACCGGCGGCTGCTTTGGCACGGCACCAATGTGGCCGTGGTGGCGGCCATCCTCAAGAGCGGCCTGCGCATCATGCCCCACTCAGGGGGGCGCGTCGGCCGGGGCATCTACTTCGCCTCAGAGAACAGCAAGTCTGCGGCCTATG TGTGCTGCACAGCCCAGAAAATTGGCATCATGTTCCTGAATGAGGTGGCCCTGGGCCGGGAACACCACATCGTGCACGATGATCCCAGCCTGCGCCAGCCACCCCCTGGCTACAACAGCGTCGTTGCCCGTGGCCAGACGGAACCCG acCCTACCCAAGATAAGGAGCTGTTGTTGGATGGGCATCAGGTGCTGGTGCCCCAGGGGCCCCCAGTCCCCATCGTCAACTACAGTAACTCCTACTTCTCTCAGAGCGAGTATCTCATCTACCAGGAAAGCCAGTGTCGCATCCGCTACCTGCTACAGCTCCACTTCTGA
- the RRP9 gene encoding U3 small nucleolar RNA-interacting protein 2 gives MSASRGRKRVKPAIGAESGKRRRKPLGDGAAAWNKVGAKRSATISEEISSESENESPALARKRKNEEEEEELEETAQEKKLRLAKLYLEQLRQQEEEKAEAETFEEDQVAGRLKEDVLEQRGRLQKLVAKEIQPPTDAEIRVLRGHQLSVTCLVITPDNLAIFSAAKDCTIIKWSVETGRKLCVIPRLKKSPKVEGQLTGHIDHILCMAISSDGKYLATGDKNKLILIWEAATCQHLYTFTGHRGAVSGLAFRKGTHHLYSTSHDRSVKVWNVAENAYVETLFGHQDAVTALDGLSRECCVTAGGRDGTVRVWKIPEESQLVFYGHQGSIDCIQLINEEHMVSGADDGSVALWGFSKKRPLALQRQAHGMRGEEGLEQPYWVSAVAALLNTDLIATGSHSSCVRLWQCGEGFRGLAPLFDIPLVGFINSLKFSSTGDFLVAGVGQEHRLGRWWRIKEAKNSVCIIPLRPRPPTPATVS, from the exons ATGTCGGCTTCTAGGGGCCGCAAGCGGGTGAAGCCGGCGATCGGGGCCGAAAGCGGCAAGCGGCGGCGGAAG CCCCTCGGTGATGGGGCGGCGGCCTGGAACAAAGTGGGCGCCAAACGGAGCGCCACGATAAGTGAGGAAATCTCTAGCGAGTCCGAGAATGAAAG TCCTGCACTGgccaggaagaggaagaatgaggaggaggaggaggagttggaggagacgGCCCAGGAGAAGAAGCTGAGGCTAGCCAAATTGTATCTGGAGCAGCTACGGCAGCAAG aggaggaaaaggcagaagCAGAGACGTTTGAGGAAGACCAGGTGGCCGGGCGTCTGAAGGAGGATGTA CTCGAACAGAGAGGCCGGCTCCAGAAACTGGTGGCTAAGGAG ATCCAACCTCCAACGGATGCGGAGATCCGGGTCCTGCGGGGACACCAGCTGTCTGTTACGTGTCTGGTCATCACCCCTGACAACTTGGCCATCTTCTCAGCTGCCAAGGACTGCACCATCATCAAGT GGAGTGTGGAGACTGGGCGAAAACTGTGTGTGATTCCACGGTTGAAGAAGAGCCCCAAAGTTGAGGGGCAGCTGACCGGGCACATTGACCACATCCTCTGTATGGCTATCTCCTCTGATGGCAAATACCTG GCCACAGGTGACAAAAACAAGCTGATCCTTATCTGGGAGGCAGCCACCTGTCAGCATCTGTACACTTTCACCGGGCACCGGGGTGCCGTGTCG GGCCTGGCATTCCGGAAAGGCACCCACCACCTGTACAGCACCTCCCACGACCGCTCCGTCAAGGTGTGGAATGTGGCGGAGAACGCCTATGTGGAGACTCT cttcGGGCACCAGGACGCGGTGACGGCCCTGGACGGGTTGAGCCGGGAATGCTGCGTGACGGCTGGGGGCCGGGACGGCACCGTCCGAGTCTGGAAGATCCCCGAGGAGTCCCAGCTGGTGTTCTACGGCCATCA gggCTCCATTGACTGCATCCAGCTCATCAACGAGGAGCACATGGTGTCAGGTGCAGACGATGG GTCTGTGGCTCTGTGGGGTTTCTCCAAGAAGCGGCCGCTGGCCCTGCAACGCCAGGCTCATGGGATGCGGGGTGAAGAGGGGCTGGAACAGCCTTACTGGGTGTCGGCTGTAGCTGCCCTGCTCAACACCGACCTCATTGCTACAG GCTCCCATAGTTCCTGCGTGCGACTGTGGCAGTGTGGAGAAGGATTCAGGGGGCTGGCGCCCCTCTTTGACATCCCCTTG gttgGCTTTATCAACAGTCTCAAGTTCTCCAGCACAGGGGACTTCTTGGTGGCCGGGGTGGGCCAGGAGCACAG GTTGGGTCGCTGGTGGCGAATCAAAGAGGCCAAGAACTCTGTGTGTATCATCCCTCTGAGACCGAGACCACCCACCCCTGCCACGGTCTCCTGA